CCAGCATGGGCTTACCATAATTGAGGCTCTCGACTGTACTGAGCATGCCCCCATGGGTGATGAAGAGTTTAACCTTGGGGTGAGCCAGGACAGCCTGCTGGGGAAACCATTTGCTGATAAAGACATTCTCTGGCTTGCCCGGGAGCTGGTCATGGTCGTATTTCCATAGCACTCGTTGCGGCAGACTGGCAAAGGTCTGCAGCAGCACTTGCAGCTGATCTTCAGACAAGGATTTGCTCCGGAAAAGGGTACCCAGAGAGAAGTATATCACTCCCGCATTGCCTGAACCCTGCACGAAGTCCTCCATGTCCTTGGGCAGATCCCCTGACTGCTGATCATCAATGTGCAGTCCTACGACCTCAATCATATTTGGAACATATGGCCGCGGTGGAGCCAATGTGAAGTGCTGATTCACCAAGATCAAAGCAAAGTTGTTGGTGACCTTTGCCAAAGGAACTTTATCGGCCAGCTGGCTAAAGTATTTCCGATAGATTTCTTCATGTTTGGGCAGATATTTCCACCTCCAGTTGATCGAGGATACTGAACGCTCCACAAAGTCACTTAAACGTCCGCAGAATGAGTCTCGATCTGGCAGCACAGCCATGGAGGTGGGCGAATGGAGGTAGGAAATGGGTGAGGTATTGCCCACCAATTCATCGATTTTCCAGTCAGTGCCGTAGGGTGCCAGGCCAATGAGCGGGGTATCGAAGTAGGCTGCCAGGCCGTAGAGGGCATCCAACCGCCAAAGATCCACCAGAACGAGATCGAACTGAGCCTTGCCTGGCTTGAGTATCTCGCGACGTACTTGGTCATTGTTCAGCACCGCCTTTGTGAGACTCACACAGTAGTCGTGGGCAATATTATTGGATTCCCAAAGGGACGAGGATTGAAGAGCAGTCAAAAGAAACTCTGAAAGAAAAATATGTACAGATTTCACCGGGACTCAACGTTGGCCAGAGCCTACCTTCAAAATGTTCAAGCACTTCTGGTATTGGAATATCCCTGAAGTTCTGGACAGGCTCCTTTTGAGGGAATGGACTAACAGATGTGACCTGATGTCCCTGCGATGCCAATGACTTCAGATAGGGCAAGGCATAGTAGTAATGCGATGGACTTGGTATGGGAAATAGGGCCAGAATGCGGGCACCCTCCAGGTAGCTGGGAAGCAGCAAAAAGAGCAGGTAGCAGCACCACCGCAGATCGGACATGATCGAACGTGGCCCCTCGAACTCTGGCAGGAAACTGAACAAGAGAGAGCTGACCAGCGATCGTTTTAAGGGTTTCTGAGCAGAACCACCATGACTGTGGGTTTTGTTTTCCTATAGATAAGGAGCAAAGCCATAAATCAAACAAGAGTTGACCTGGGAGAGACTTCTGATTACACTGCAACGAAATATAATCACTTTGTGGAATTTTTCTATATTTTCATTTCAAATAACTATCTTATCTTCTTCACACTTTGTTTTGTATAAGAAAATACACATAATCATAGCCAAACACAAAATAACAAAATTTGAATAGTTTCTATACCAAAAATCGTATTAATCCTCACTGATTCTTTTGCTTTTTCGTCTTTGATTGACCAAAACCTTGGCAAAACTTAGCCAACTTCCAGAGAACAAACACCACCAGGATCAAGCCCAAGAGAGCACCGCCCAGGAGCGTTGCTATAACGTCGATGCTGTGATATGCCAGGAAGTTCAGGTCCTGGCCGGCCACACGCATATGCGGGGCACCCTTGTGCCGCAGGACGTACTCTGTCCACCAGACGGCCGTCTCCTGGGGACTCATCGGCTGATCGCGATAGCGGGCCGACATCTGGCGGGCCTTGTCCGCAAACTGTGGCTCCTTGAGCAGGCGCTCGATGGTATGTTTGAAGTCCTGCTGAGTCAGGGACTTGTGATCGAGGCTCAGGCCGAAGCCCGCCTGCCTGGCACGCTCCACATTCAAGAACTGATCGTAGAAGAAGGGCAGTCCCAGCACAGGCTTTCCATGATGTATGCTCTCGATGGTGCTCAGCAGTCCGCCGTGTGTGATGAACAGCTTGACCTTGGGATGGGCCAGGATATCTGGCTGGGGGAACCACTTGCTAATGAAAACATTCGGTGGCTTTCCAGGGAGCTGATCGACCTCAAATTTCCACAGGACCCTCTGCGGCAGACTGGCAAATGTTTTCAGTATCGTTTCACGCGTTTCGGCTGGCAGATCCTTGCTCTTCACATTCGACCCCAGGGAGAAGTAGATGACTCCTGCCTCGCCCGAGCCCTGAATGAACTCGTCAATGTCCTTGGGCAACGGCGCTGGCTTGTGGGATATGTGCAGGCCTCCCACCTCGATCATGTTGGGCACATACGGACGGGGAAAGCTCAGCGAAAAGTGCTGATTGAGCAGCACCAAGGAGAAGTTTCGGTTTAGCTCCTTGAGAGGAAccctggctgctgcttcggGGAGGTACTTCTCGTAGATCTCCACTTGTTTGGGCATATGCACGAGGTTGTAGTTGAGCCAGGCAATCGCTGTATCCACAATGTTGGTGAGACGTTGCCGGAAGGTCATGCGATCCGTAAAGCCCGTCGTCTGCAGGGGAATATACGAAAAGGGCGAGGTATTCCCCACCAGCTCATCGATATTCCAGTCAGCCCCGAACGTCGACACCCCAATGATGGGGGCATTAAAGTGTGCTGCAAAACCATAGTACGCATCCGATCGTAGAGCCTCCACAATAATCAAATCGTAGTGATCCTTTCCCGGGGGTAAAAGTGTCTCCTGCACCTCCTTATTCAGAAATACAGCGCGTGTTATGTCCACAAAGAATTTGTTAATGAAATCATTTTCCTCCCAGAGATTCATGGGATCGCCAAGGTCGGTGATGATATCTAGAACAAACACAGATGCCATTACTCTACACTTTCGAATTGGAAAACACTGAAATACCCTCATAGTTGTTAAACACTTCCAGCACTGGGATGTCGCGAAAGTTCTGTAGGGGTTTCTTTTGGGGAAAGGCATTGATGGAGGTCACTTCGTGACCGCGCGCGGCCAATGCCTTCAGATACGGCACCACATTGATGTATTGCGAGGGACCCGGAAAGGGGAATATCGCCAGTATACGAGCTGCCTCTAGGCTGTAGATAGGCCACAGCACCAGTAGACTTATCAGTGCCTGCCGCAAAGCCAACATCTTTATGGGTACGGTCCGATGCTAGTGGAGACCAGAAATACACTGAATCGTGGGGTAACCTGTGGCGCATTCTCCAGACCCCATTAAATAAACCTCGCCCCCATACACATGCGATAACAATTTTAGTAAAGAGCCGATTGTGGTGGGCATTTGTAGGCAGTCCACAACTACCGGCCTCCCCATGCCCCTCGCCAGTCTCACAGCCTCTCGTAAGCCTGCTATACGAGTACTATATGGCATGATTAAATTGCTGACAATTGCCTCGTCGTGTCTCtccctctgtgtgtgtttttttctgaCAGCTCCACGTTCAAAGACGAGCGCGATTGCAATCGTGATGAACGATTGTCCGGATTGTGCGTGCACTAAAACGCTGATAATGCTATTTAACGTGGGATAAGGTTTAGGTAAGATTAAGTTATCATGGGTGTTATTATAAGCATATTATATGTTCATTCATGTCTGGAGAATATATAAGACTATAAGATACCAAGATATGCATTAGGAAATTCCATATAATTCCACCCCGTTCGGAGTATTGGCATGTACTTCAATTGTCTTTTAGGCGGGCTGAGTCGGTCCCCAGAATCCAACAACAAACGACGAGCatattgttttttttcttccatATTCAGGGTATTTTATGGGGAATAATACTTGTTCGTTAGATGCTTCGTGGTGTGGCCATTCCGGGTACTAGCATTGGGCGGGCTGAGTCGGTCCCCAGAATCTAACAACAATACACGCGACCCTCAATGGCGAGGCGCAGAACAGGATTACTTTTCGGTCCCCAGAATCTGACAACGAAAGGTAAAGTCTACAGCATAGCTTTGTACAAACTGGCAGCAAATTGATACCTTAGTCTTTGGTTTTATTCATATAACCCCCCTTGCCAGCTCTTGTCCTTCAATCTATGAGTTTTAATGAcagttttttttaaatatttagaATTTTAGCTACATTTTCCATGAATACATACAGTGTAAACGGTTTTAAGTTGTGGGAATGTAAAATTGTTAAAAATTGTAAATTGTTAAAGCATCAGTGGGATACGTTTTAAAGTCAATATTTCTATAGAAATGTTCAATTTGATTATGATTATTTTTGAGTATATTTTAGAATACATTATTATAGCTTTCATTATTGATTGAAATTATCAAAATGAACATAAAATCCTGTTCAACTGTCTC
This region of Drosophila miranda strain MSH22 chromosome 2, D.miranda_PacBio2.1, whole genome shotgun sequence genomic DNA includes:
- the LOC108155937 gene encoding UDP-glucuronosyltransferase 2A3-like, which gives rise to MSDLRWCCYLLFLLLPSYLEGARILALFPIPSPSHYYYALPYLKSLASQGHQVTSVSPFPQKEPVQNFRDIPIPEVLEHFEEFLLTALQSSSLWESNNIAHDYCVSLTKAVLNNDQVRREILKPGKAQFDLVLVDLWRLDALYGLAAYFDTPLIGLAPYGTDWKIDELVGNTSPISYLHSPTSMAVLPDRDSFCGRLSDFVERSVSSINWRWKYLPKHEEIYRKYFSQLADKVPLAKVTNNFALILVNQHFTLAPPRPYVPNMIEVVGLHIDDQQSGDLPKDMEDFVQGSGNAGVIYFSLGTLFRSKSLSEDQLQVLLQTFASLPQRVLWKYDHDQLPGKPENVFISKWFPQQAVLAHPKVKLFITHGGMLSTVESLNYGKPMLGLPCFFDQFRNMDYVQRTGLGLVLSLQTMTASDLKSALRRLLTEESFALNAKETSARYRDQPMTALAKANWWTEYILRHKGAAHMRVAGRELDFFTYHSLDVIGTLLAGALLFIVLLVALLWKLARIAGLGQSGKKKQKNL
- the LOC108155939 gene encoding UDP-glucuronosyltransferase 2A3, which produces MLALRQALISLLVLWPIYSLEAARILAIFPFPGPSQYINVVPYLKALAARGHEVTSINAFPQKKPLQNFRDIPVLEVFNNYEDIITDLGDPMNLWEENDFINKFFVDITRAVFLNKEVQETLLPPGKDHYDLIIVEALRSDAYYGFAAHFNAPIIGVSTFGADWNIDELVGNTSPFSYIPLQTTGFTDRMTFRQRLTNIVDTAIAWLNYNLVHMPKQVEIYEKYLPEAAARVPLKELNRNFSLVLLNQHFSLSFPRPYVPNMIEVGGLHISHKPAPLPKDIDEFIQGSGEAGVIYFSLGSNVKSKDLPAETRETILKTFASLPQRVLWKFEVDQLPGKPPNVFISKWFPQPDILAHPKVKLFITHGGLLSTIESIHHGKPVLGLPFFYDQFLNVERARQAGFGLSLDHKSLTQQDFKHTIERLLKEPQFADKARQMSARYRDQPMSPQETAVWWTEYVLRHKGAPHMRVAGQDLNFLAYHSIDVIATLLGGALLGLILVVFVLWKLAKFCQGFGQSKTKKQKNQ